CAAAATTCACATGATTTGGGATGTGGTGCTTCTCTCGTCTTACCTACCAAACAAAAGGGCTGCAAAAAATCAAACAGCCTTCTCTCTTTTTTATTCCAATTTCAGTTGTCATTTAAATTATTATCGATAGAGCCACAATACCATACATATGTTAATCCAAGAAATTCTATTAGACAGTTTAACTCATTTAAAAATGTGATCCTACTTTAATCTTACATTACTTTTAGGAGTTCATTTATTTTGAAAGATAATTAATTATAAATTTTTTACGACTTCATTGTCATTGATATTGTATTTTGAGGGATTTTTAATAGGTAAAAATTTACAAATGGTCACTGACTTTTGATCTATTAATCACTTTACTCACTCACATTTCTAAAATATCACTTAACTCACTAACTTTTGATTCCGTCTCTCACTTAACTCACTGTCATTAAACCTACCGTTAAAAACCGTTAAAGTTGAGGGTATATTTGTCTAACCACATAAAATTCATTTCTAACTTGTTTTATTTTATTTCTAAAGTTATTAAATCATTTCCCTTTTTATTTTATGAAAAAGAGTGACTTTATAAAATCTGAAATTATTTTGAAAAAAAAAATTTATTTATTTTTTTTCACGATACATTATTAACTTAGAAATGCATATTTTTCTTATTTGAAAGTTATTAAATTATTTTCAACTTTAAACAAAAAAAAACAATATGGAATTTCTAATACAAAACAAATGTTTTAGAATTAAAATCTGATGAGAATAAAACAATTTTTATTTTTTTCCTAAAAAAAATAATTGGAATTCATTTTTGGTGTTTAGACAAATATACTCTCGATGTTAACGGTTCCTAACTGTAGGTTTAACGACGGTGAGTTAAGTGAGAGACAAATCAAAAATGAGCGAGTTAAGTGATATTTTTATAATGTGAGTGAGTAAAGTTATTAATTTATCAAAAGTCAGTGACCATTCGTGATATTTTGTCTTTTTAATAATTTTTCTAGCTTAGACGCAATGACGTCGCTGCTATATTGAATGGAGCTTGACTCTGCTTACCTCAAAATTATAGTGTTGTTTTCCTTAAAAAAACACTAAAAGTGATTCATTTTATTTTGGGGTAAAAAAAATGATGAATACCAAATAGTCAGAAGATATTAGCAAATTGATTGTTATTTATATTTTGGGGTGGTAGCTAGGTAAATACATAGGTTTAGTATATACTACTTGAGCATGGGTTTAGTATATACCAAATAGGCAGAGTGACATGAAAGCAGAGATATTTTATTTCTGACCAAGTATATACTAAATACACAGGTTTAGTATATACTAATTGAGCATGGGTTGCCAATAATTATAGTCACTGAAAGATGATAGGCTTAGGTGAGAGGAATGAGTTTTGTTAGTATGGGAAGAGAGGGGAAGGAGAGAGGGTGGTAGCTAGCTGCAATTCATGTGCTTGACCATTGCCTTCTCTGTTGTAAAACCCTCTCAAGTCTTAGCTACCAAATCCAAATGCCTCGCTGGCTTGCCCTTCTCACTTTAGTCTACATTTCTGAGCTACAGTGTGCAATTTAATGTGCTACTCTGCGTAGGAAACACTACCTTGTTTTGGATAATTGCATCAGGAGGGTAGGCATAAACATGCGTGAGTAAACTTCCAGCTGAATTTTCTACCGTACTCAGTCGCTTGGTTTTCCAAATCCACTGAATCAGTAGAATCAGCAAACACATAATCAAATCAGCATAAACACACATGTTTTTCATCTGGAGTGACAGTGGATGAAGTGTTAGGGATATACTTACATCACTCATAACCCACTTGATGGCATTGTGATCTTGTTAATAAGCACATGACTTTCATTTCCACCCTCTCATCTTGTTAAGTGAGTCATAAATGATATGGCATCTGCCACGTCTACTGTTTTGTCCTGATTCCTTACATACTAATATCCAGCATGATATGATGATGTGTCATTATTTCTACCACATCAACACCACGTCATTTTGAGACTCAAATTTGGGAAATTTTGAAGTTTTGAACTACTTTTTAAAATCGAAGGATTAAATTTTAAAGGAAGTTACAGAAAATGTGATAATGAAATACATGTTTACTTGTTCTTCTTACATTAAGTATGCTTGTGGACTCATGTTAGTCACCTCAGCATAGAGAAAATTTTAGGCTTATGTGTTTGTAATGCACTTAGTGATGGATGAAAATGAAGTGAATGTAACTCAGTTAATTGTACTCTTGTTTGTATCACTTTCAGCTGCCATACCGGAAACGTAAACTTTGTGTTGTCAGCCAAATCTCTGCACATTTTTCTTTTTGTACAAAAGATTGGATTTGCATGCTGACCCTGCATCCATGGCCATACGCTATAAAGATGTGCTGTTTTTCCAACACAGTCTTGTATGCAAATGTAGCTGCGGTTCGAGACTTTATTTTATAAATTTATTGGGCGTATACTTTCATTTACTTGTTTATGCAGATGTCATTTCCCTGCTCTTTCTGTTATCATCATCAATATGCTGCATTCACTAATACTTTAATAGAATCGGTTGAAATATTTCATGCTACTTCAAAGAAGATATGTTCGGATCCATATTGAAACATTGGTTTGTATGATGCAGGGAGTGAAACACTCCCAAAAGCAGTTCATAGATGTTTTGAGATGTTGCTAATGCACATATTCTATCCCTGGAGAATCCCCCAGCTAGTGGGAGATAACTTTCATCCCTTCAATCTTCCTGGAATGTAACTTGGTAACTAAATAATTTCACAAAGTTCTGATCATTATGAAATATAGGAATCTTATTATTCATCATTACAGATATTGCTACCCCTTTTGTTTTCTTCATCAATCTAGTAATTAGCAACATGAAAGTAACCAAGGTGATGGCATCTAAGTTTACCTCAGAATGCCCAAATGAAGATCACCAGAAAAATAAATCCAAAAAAGGAAAACTACCCAGAAACGTAGTGGAAAGAATACATATAGCAGATCAACCAAGTGAACCCAGATACCTTCAAGTTCAAGCAGCCACACTGTGAAGCACAACGGTCTCGACGGTGAGCCCAGGCCCGAATCCAAACAGAACACCCCACTCCTTCCCCTCTCCGGTGGTCTTGTGCCCATTAGCTGCAGACCTCCTCCTCACCTCGTCCAAAATAAACAACACACAAGCACTAGACATGTTTCCATACTCAGATAGGATATGCCTCGTGGCTTCTAACTTCTCAGGCTTGAGGGCCAATTTAGCCTCAACCTGGTCCAGAATTGCTGGGCCACCTGGGTGTGCAATCCAGAAAAGTGAGTTCCAGTCGGTAATGTTCAAAGGCTTGAAGGCCTCGTTGAGGCTCTTCTCGATGTTCTTCGAAATCAGCCCGGGAACATCTTTGAGGAGGTGAAATGTGAGCCCAACTTCACGAAGATGCCCGTCGATGGCCCCGTCACTATCGGGAAGGATAGTTTGGGCCGCTGAGACCAGCTCAAACAAAGGCCTCTCAACCTCGGGCAATGGGTCGGACCCAACAATAATGGCCGCGGCACCATCACCGAACAAGGCTTGGCCCACAAGACTATCGAGATGGGTGTCGCTAGGCCCACGGAAGGTCACGGCAGTGATCTCAGAGCAAACAACGAGAACACGTGCCCCCCGGTTGTTCTCAGCCAAGTCTTTTGCCAACCGGAGCACCGTGCCTCCGGCGAAACAGCCTTGCTGGTACATCATGAGACGCTTGACGGACGGGCGGAGGCCCAAGAGCTTCGTGAGCTGGTAATCGGCACCGGGCATGTCGACACCACTAGTGGTACAAAAGACCAAGTGTGTGATTTTGGACTTGGGCTGACCCCATTCCTTAATGGCCTTGACAGCGGCCTCTTTTCCAAGCTTTGGAATTTCTACCACCACCATGTCTTGTCTTGCATCAAGTGAAGGTGCCATGTACTCACACATGCTAGGATTCTCTTTGAGAATTTCTTCAGTCAAATACATGTAACGCTTCTTGATCATAGATTTGTCACCTGAAAATGCAACACCACACCTCTAGCCATCAGCATTATATAATAAAATCATGCATAGAAAGGATTAAAGTGTAGACTATTTATATAATTCGAACACAAAAATGAACAAGTTATAATTTTAATTGACATGGAGAAGAAAGAAAATTATGGATCAGTAGGTGGTACTACTTACACATGCGCTGGAATTTCTCCTTGAGCTCAGCCTTGTGCTCGCTGTTGGTGATACGGAAGTAGTAGTCGGGGTACGTGCTTTGGTCAATACAGTTGGGAGGAGTTGCAGTCCCGATGGCCAAGACGGTGGCCGGACCCTCGGCACGTTGAGCCTTGCGGACTTCCTCGACGGTCACCATTTCGATATCTCGGAGAAGTGTCGAGAGAAGATCAAAATGGGGAGGCTAAGGAGGAAGAGGGATAGATGGAGCTGTGTGTTGTTGCGTTATAATGCAAATGAAAAATGTTAGAATATAATGGTAGGAGAGAAGGGGAGGTTGTATATATACACGGAAAAGGAGTAGAGAAGGGAAGAGAGGGAAGAGAGGGTTTAGGGTGGGTAGATGGGAGATCACGTGCCTGCCCAATTGCCTCGTTAGGAAACCCCCAGCTACGGCACGTGCATTATCGTGTACGTTGCTGGCTAATCGAAATTCCACCCGAGTTGGAACGCCTATTGTTCTCTCGTTTTACCTACCAAACAAGAGAGCACAAGATATTAAAGTTTCTTTTTAGTACAAACTTTAATTGGTATTAAGAATTAATTTTGATAGATGAGCAGTACAATATCGACATTACACATGTATTTGCAAACCAAAATGTCAACTGATCATAATCAATGAAGCTCTACCTATTCAAACATACACTCAAAAACAGAAATAATGTTGTTTATAAGTAATTGAGTCGGTTTTATTTATTAAGAATGCTATGTTGTCTCAAATTTACTCGAATAGAAAGTTAATCAGTTATATCTTTTAACCGCTTCATACATAATAATTCAAGGTTTTAGCTGTTTCATACATATTAATAATCGAAAGTTTTCCGCTTCTCTTAAAATTGAAAAACCTGCAACCAATTTATTCAAAAAGAAAAACATACAAACAATAAACTAATTTTAGTTTTGGATAAACAAGACCAAATGCCAAAAAATCAAAACATACCAGCAAAGTTGACTATTATGAGTTTTATTTTAGGGGGTAGCTAGGCACTAGGCAGAGTTACATAATTTTTATATAAATATATATCTAATTATGCAAGTGTCGCCATTAATAAAAATGGTAGACTTAGGTGAGAAGAGTGGGGAAGAAGGCAAAGTGACAAATGGAGGTGGTAGCTGCAATGCATGGTGTTCATGTGAGCACCTCTCTAGTCTCAACTACCAAAATGCTTGTATCACAAACAAACAAACAAAAAAAAAACAACAACAACAACTACCCTTCTCATTCATCAACTTTTGTGAGCTCCAAAACAAATGTAGAAATGAAAAGGACACAATTATGTATCTCCAAGCAGATATTTATAGCAGTCATGTCTCATTGTCCCACGAGCTTGGAATTTACGGTAAATGTGGGTACTCTTAGGACCAACCCTTCTTTTTTGGCTGTATTGAGTGCAGCCATGCAGGAGACACGATTTTGTTTCGACCATGCGGTTTGGAATGTGACCGATAATCTGGGTGGTAGCCGATTATCACAATAAATGGATGAACAAATGGTCGCGAATTTGTATTATAAATGACGGAAGATGATGGGTTTAGAGCGGTGGTAGGTTTCAGCAAGTGTCCCAACAAACAGCGCCTCCAGAGGGGGAGGACAAATATAAAGCTTATGAGCATTTTCAATTTTCATTCGTGGAGCTATGAATATTGACCTGAGGTTAAACCGTAAAAAAAGTCGAAGTGAGTAAAGTTGAATTGGTTTACGAGTACTAAAGCAACGAAAAAACACACGATAGTACACAACCAATTCTTGTCTAGCGCATATATATGTACAGACTATTGGCCGAAGTTATCAACAGAGAAGCTATCAAATGAGGCTTGCTGCAAAAGTCTCATGGCTACTGGATGTTTCGCACTGCAGATTTGCACCCCATGTGCTCAATGGTTCTGCTACACTATAGAAATCCATATCCACAGAAAAACTACCATCAGGAGCAGGACCGACCCGCTCCCCGTCTTCCACCAAAATCAAGCTCGACTCCTCATTGACCGGGGCTGCATCATCACTTTCCTTCACACAAGATGCTTCAGTCCTTGATTCCGGCGATTCAGACAAAAGGGCTGCAAGAGAACAAGTGCCATTACAACTTTCAAGAGAAGTAAATTTCACATCCAACACTGGAATTTCAAAATCCACCACAGAAGAAGCACGTGAGAATTCAAGGATATTCTTCAAAACATCTTTGTCAGAATTCTCTCCTTTCTCTTCCTTTGCAGGTCTGTCAGAATTCTCTTCTGTCACTTCCTCTGTGTTAGTATCTTCCTGAGTATTGTTAAATCCATCATCTGTCTCATCTTGAGGCAACCCGTTTGGAATATCTGTTTTATCAGGGCTGGCAATATTGCTAATCTCAGTGATGACTACTCCCTTCTCAATCTCTTCTGTTGTCTCACAGATATCAGTTCGAGCCATGCCATGATCAACTGCATTCTCACTGCTCTTACCATCTGGTTTGTCTTCTCCTGTGACCTCATGATGCTCTTGCTGCACACTAATTCCCTCTGGTTTAACAGGGTGCTCATCATTAAATCTTTCATCATTCTCCTCAGTATATGAAGAAATTCTGGATGAATGAGCTCGTGAATCTTTCACATTCTGTATCCCATCAGATTCATCATAGCACATGGATGGCCCTGTCCCTAGTTCTTCAACTCCCACTGAAGCTTTTGTGTCAGGGCTACCATCTTCTTCATTTAAAAATTCTGGAGCTTTAACGGAAAAAGGTTGACTACACTTCGGAGCGTGATTAGAAGTCAGAGACAAGAACCCAGCTAGTGCAGATGCTAGGGCATCATCAATTGTCAAAGCAGGCCTTGGTGTATTCTTTGAAGGAGTTATCACTAGACTTGATGATTGATCTTCTTCATCCTCATCATCACTTGAAAATTCAGGAGCAGTTACTACTAGACCTGGGACCAACTTTGAAGGAAATACTGAATCAGACATGTAATAAGGTGTGGTAGAGAGTGCCTCAGATTGAGCGTCCTTGTTACCTGATATTACTGCCTCACAACTGGGATAGTCATTTCCACTGTTGCAGAAGGAGTTGGAATCAGACTCAATGCATGAGAAAGAAGGAGCATAGAATCTTGAGCACGTTGACAATCTAGAATTCTGTGATTGTTTGCTGAGTACTTCAAGTTGCTGCTCAACCCTCTCAAGCCTTGCCTCAATGCTGCTTATGGGCTTTACCATTTTGTCTTCAAATCTCAATAATAGATCCTCTATTCTGCCCATTCGAGAAAAAAGCAGGTCCATAGATCTTTCAACATGGTGATTTCCAGTATCAGTTTCACTTTCTGTAACAGGAACCCCTACAGGGATCTGTGATGGGGTGCTACCAAATGTATCCCTACTCGCATCCTGACACAATACTTCTTGATGCTCGGATATGCTGGGTTTAATATCTGTCTGGAACTTAGTCGCAACACTGGTAGAATCAGAGGCTTTTGACCTAATCATTTGGGAGTCTTGGGTTTGGTTAACACTCCTTGTTTTAGATAACTGCAAGAGGGTAGGCATAAACATGGCCATGAGAGAACTTCCAGCTGAGTTTTCCACTGTACTCGTTTCCTTTTCCAAATCCGCTGAATCATCAGGATCAGCAAACACATAAATCTCATCAACATAAACACAATCTTTCCTCTCAAGTGACAGTAGACGAAGTGTTAAGGATATACAAGGATTTACATCACTCATCTGTGCTGTGGCTTCATAAAAAGCCTGAAAAATTGTACAGTGGTCAGCATTAATAATAACAAATATACATCAGTGCTTTCATAAACCAGTCACTCATAACTCATAACCCACTTATCAAATAAAACTTCTCCCCATTCCCCCGGCCTCTGCCTCTCTCTGTAAACAAATTGCAGAAGGGGGACTACATGTGATAGGAAGCAGCCAAGATATATTCAGATGTTGGCAACTTGAAACATAAATTGGCTGAAAATTGCAATAAGCTAATCTTTAAATTCGGTGGTTTGGACTCATTTATCAAATTAAGATCCGCAATAAAACAGGGTAGAGTCTAGATTGCTACGTCAAAACTGATAAACCTGATTACAATTTTTATTGTAAAGGGAGGATGGACCAAGACTCGATACAAGTGGCTGAAAGAATGAGGAGGGGGACCATCATACCTGTTCAGAACCAGAATTCAATGGCAAGGAGCTGATTTTTTTATCAAGCACATGACCATCTGGGACTTTCACTTCAACCCAGTCATCTTCACTGGTACTCAAGTTATTGCCATTTCTTAGGTTTTCTTCAGATACCTCCTTAAGAGACCCATTTGAATTTGCAGAATGAACTTCTTCATTATTAGCTGTGTGAAGCACTTCTTCATCTCTGGCAGCAATTCCACAGCGAACAGTACATAGATATTCGTTGTCACTTTGTGAATCAGGTGCATAGTATACCTCATAGACTCGGGCAGTACTCCGAACATAAATCTGCTGGACCTCATGCTTTTGTGTGAAATTAACTGCAAGACAAGAAATTGTTGGTCATTTGTAAAGAGGAACACAAGTATTGATTCTCTTCTACTTTAACTGCAAGGCAAGAAATTTTTGGTCATTTGTATATAGGAACACAAGTATTGATTCTCTTCTACTTTGACCATTCCAGTGATCTTCACATGGACAATGATGCATTTGGTACAATGAGGATGTTGAGAAGTTCTACTTAAGCCTGTGGCTTATGAATGCAAGGGGACACACATTTGCAGAAGTAAAATAATCTATAGCGCCTTGTTATCCGCACAAGAATCATCTATAGTAACAAAATAGCATTACAGAGTGTTGTGATTAAAATGTTTGTAGCATGTACTAGGTGATGAACTCTTTCGATCATAGGACAACCATGTTAACACAATAAGTCCCAAGTTCAAATCTACTTTGAAAGTTCAAATATAAGCAATTTCAATAGTATTGACTCTCTTTGACTTTCAAAGTGCACGATCACATACAAAATAACTTAATAATCCTTTTCCTCTTTTCCATAACATACATGAACATGTCATGGTCATCAATTGATGACATTCATTCAAGAATCAAATACCACTTTCTTACTAACTTTTGAATAAGATTGAATCATATTTGAATGGCTTTTTAACAAAGCAAACAACTAAGTCATATGGGAGTGTCTTTGACACCACCCCACAATATCTTAGGCACTAATGGACATTGTTCATACTTTCAACAAATCAAAACTTCTCTTTCCATAAGTCACATCAGATATTCTTAGTTGAACTTCTCTTTGACACTAGTCCACACACGATCTCACCTATCTCTTTAGGCACTAACCAACATTGTTCATACTCTGAACAAATCAAAACTTCTCTTTCTATAAGTCGCATCAGATATTCTTAGTTGAACTTCAACAATCTCCTCCTCATTTGAAGTCCAGTTTACCATTCCCATTAACGGCATCCAGAAAATCTTATTCCTATATAATACAGAAAAACTGAACATATATATCTAACGAGACTCTCTTTTTGGGATCACCTATAACAACTTGAGTAAAAGAAATGTGCCTCTAATGGTCGAAACTAGGTCCTTAATCCAACTATATAGACTATGTCGCCAAATTAGTGGTCCTTCATCCTCAATAGTATACTTGATAGCTTCAAAACCCTACCTTACAAAAAAGCCACCTTAATTTCACAATAAGAAATTCAACACAAGCTGGAAAACACATAACAATACTAATAAATTTTCCGATACCAATTTCAGGTATGACCTAAATTGAATTTCATTTATGAATTCCAACTAGGTCTATTTTTCCAACTGGATTCAGCTCTCAATTTGAACTAGATTCGAGCAATAAAGCAACTAGGGGATCAAAACTCAAATCAATTTTGCTGTGGAAAATGTGAATCTATCAGAGAAGCTTGGAAGTAGTGAAACATACTGGTGATCTCGCAAGGTCCAGAATCTGGTGACGGAGGGCGAAGAATAAGGGAGGATCCGGCCGTGGAATTTGGAGCGTCGCCGTCGATCGGAGACAAGGAGGACTCGAAGGTGACGCGATCTACGAGAGCGCCACCGGCGACGGACCAATTAGTATCGGAGCTCCATGAAGAGACGTCGTCGTTTTGTGTTTCCATGGTGGTGGTGTGTTTGGGTTTTCAGAGATTAGAGAGAGGAAAAGAGAGCTGCTGCTGATCAGAGTGTGAGGGGTAAACTCGGTAATCTAATTTATTTGTTTCCGTGCACACCTGTGCTGTTTGTCCACACGTTTGTTTTTTTTTTTTTTTTTTGTAAATGTGTCCATTTGGCTTTAGGGTTTGTTCTCTTGATGCTTCAATTGTTTTCTTTGGACTCAAAATTAGGGGTAGGATGTCACGAAGCAACAGAACGAGGTTTCGAAGCTTAAAAACGAGATTTGTGTATTTTTTTTTTTTTNTTTTTTTTTGACAAGCTGAATAATTCATTAAAGAGGCAGAAAGCCCAAACGATATATCACAATAGTATAAAGCATATGTTCTCCAGCACAAACCAGGCAATGGTAGTGAGAGGAGATAACAGAGCTAAAAACAAAAAAACAAAAAACAGTAGGAAACACAATGCTTCCTCTAGATTACAACATCATGAGGGCATGGAAGCCCATCATTTCTCAAAACCATAGTGAGAGACGGTAGGGGAGTCTCCGACCAGATGCAGAGGCCCAACGCCTGTTTTCCAAGCTGTGCTGCTGTGTGAGCAGCAGAATTAGCTTCTCGCGGTATCCACCTCCAGTGAACCCGATCAAAAAACCTGCTCTTCCATTTGATTTCTTCAACAATCAGATTAGTTCTCCAATTATTGCACGTGGCAATAGAATTTAGATCTGAGATGACTGATTGTGAATCAGATTGAACTTGGACTGCTTTCAAATTCATGTCAACGGCGAGATTGACGCTGGCAAGAATGGCTAGCGCTTCCACTGCCTCTACAGAGCTAGCGCGGACCGGGGAAGCAAGACCACCCATAAATGACCCCAGGTGGTTTCTAATCACCACACCTTTGCCCCCCAATCCAGAAATATCCCAACTCCCATCACAATTGATAGCAATCATGTCCATTGGAGGTGGAATCCAGTTCAAAATTTGTTCAGACATAGGAGATTCAGCAGTAGGATTTGTCGATGTCGTGAACTCAGAAGCCGCCTCCCAACCAAGCTGAATAACAATGGTCGGAGAAATAGGGATGTGTTGGTACACAAATCGGCATCAAGCCTTCCAGATCGACCAGGTGAAGAAACTTACCAAGGTAAGAACCCATTGACGAACCTTCTTGCTACTGAATTTCTTAATCACTTGTAATAACCAAGTATCGAGTGTAGTGAA
Above is a window of Fragaria vesca subsp. vesca linkage group LG7, FraVesHawaii_1.0, whole genome shotgun sequence DNA encoding:
- the LOC101298741 gene encoding uncharacterized protein LOC101298741 isoform 2; this encodes METQNDDVSSWSSDTNWSVAGGALVDRVTFESSLSPIDGDAPNSTAGSSLILRPPSPDSGPCEITINFTQKHEVQQIYVRSTARVYEVYYAPDSQSDNEYLCTVRCGIAARDEEVLHTANNEEVHSANSNGSLKEVSEENLRNGNNLSTSEDDWVEVKVPDGHVLDKKISSLPLNSGSEQAFYEATAQMSDVNPCISLTLRLLSLERKDCVYVDEIYVFADPDDSADLEKETSTVENSAGSSLMAMFMPTLLQLSKTRSVNQTQDSQMIRSKASDSTSVATKFQTDIKPSISEHQEVLCQDASRDTFGSTPSQIPVGVPVTESETDTGNHHVERSMDLLFSRMGRIEDLLLRFEDKMVKPISSIEARLERVEQQLEVLSKQSQNSRLSTCSRFYAPSFSCIESDSNSFCNSGNDYPSCEAVISGLVVTAPEFSSDDEDEEDQSSSLVITPSKNTPRPALTIDDALASALAGFLSLTSNHAPKCSQPFSVKAPEFLNEEDGSPDTKASVGVEELGTGPSMCYDESDGIQNVKDSRAHSSRISSYTEENDERFNDEHPVKPEGISVQQEHHEVTGEDKPDGKSSENAVDHGMARTDICETTEEIEKGVVITEISNIASPDKTDIPNGLPQDETDDGFNNTQEDTNTEEVTEENSDRPAKEEKGENSDKDVLKNILEFSRASSVVDFEIPVLDVKFTSLESCNGTCSLAALLSESPESRTEASCVKESDDAAPVNEESSLILVEDGERVGPAPDGSFSVDMDFYSVAEPLSTWGANLQCETSSSHETFAASLI
- the LOC101298456 gene encoding chalcone synthase 2-like → MVTVEEVRKAQRAEGPATVLAIGTATPPNCIDQSTYPDYYFRITNSEHKAELKEKFQRMCDKSMIKKRYMYLTEEILKENPSMCEYMAPSLDARQDMVVVEIPKLGKEAAVKAIKEWGQPKSKITHLVFCTTSGVDMPGADYQLTKLLGLRPSVKRLMMYQQGCFAGGTVLRLAKDLAENNRGARVLVVCSEITAVTFRGPSDTHLDSLVGQALFGDGAAAIIVGSDPLPEVERPLFELVSAAQTILPDSDGAIDGHLREVGLTFHLLKDVPGLISKNIEKSLNEAFKPLNITDWNSLFWIAHPGGPAILDQVEAKLALKPEKLEATRHILSEYGNMSSACVLFILDEVRRRSAANGHKTTGEGKEWGVLFGFGPGLTVETVVLHSVAA
- the LOC101298741 gene encoding uncharacterized protein LOC101298741 isoform 1; protein product: METQNDDVSSWSSDTNWSVAGGALVDRVTFESSLSPIDGDAPNSTAGSSLILRPPSPDSGPCEITINFTQKHEVQQIYVRSTARVYEVYYAPDSQSDNEYLCTVRCGIAARDEEVLHTANNEEVHSANSNGSLKEVSEENLRNGNNLSTSEDDWVEVKVPDGHVLDKKISSLPLNSGSEQAFYEATAQMSDVNPCISLTLRLLSLERKDCVYVDEIYVFADPDDSADLEKETSTVENSAGSSLMAMFMPTLLQLSKTRSVNQTQDSQMIRSKASDSTSVATKFQTDIKPSISEHQEVLCQDASRDTFGSTPSQIPVGVPVTESETDTGNHHVERSMDLLFSRMGRIEDLLLRFEDKMVKPISSIEARLERVEQQLEVLSKQSQNSRLSTCSRFYAPSFSCIESDSNSFCNSGNDYPSCEAVISGNKDAQSEALSTTPYYMSDSVFPSKLVPGLVVTAPEFSSDDEDEEDQSSSLVITPSKNTPRPALTIDDALASALAGFLSLTSNHAPKCSQPFSVKAPEFLNEEDGSPDTKASVGVEELGTGPSMCYDESDGIQNVKDSRAHSSRISSYTEENDERFNDEHPVKPEGISVQQEHHEVTGEDKPDGKSSENAVDHGMARTDICETTEEIEKGVVITEISNIASPDKTDIPNGLPQDETDDGFNNTQEDTNTEEVTEENSDRPAKEEKGENSDKDVLKNILEFSRASSVVDFEIPVLDVKFTSLESCNGTCSLAALLSESPESRTEASCVKESDDAAPVNEESSLILVEDGERVGPAPDGSFSVDMDFYSVAEPLSTWGANLQCETSSSHETFAASLI